A DNA window from Niabella yanshanensis contains the following coding sequences:
- a CDS encoding homoserine dehydrogenase produces the protein MSKHRQLVIGMFGFGVVGEGLYKVLKQTPSLSASIKKVCIKNPGKKRNAPDELFTTDKNDLLEDKEINVIVEVIDDSVAAFEIVKTALKNKKEVVSSSKKMIAEHLQELLDLQQKTGKSFLYESSACASIPAIRNLEEYYDNDLLHSIRAIVNGSTNFILTKMFDENLGFKEALLLAQQLGFAESNPTLDVEGFDALNKWAIFLCHAYGIITTPDQILFTGIQNIHKSDAAVAKARGQQIRLVAQAKKLTGGGVGAFVLPQFVTADNPLSFVKNEYNGVVIESGFADQQFFYGKGAGSFPTASAVLSDLSALRYGYKYEYKKLYHHEPNQLNDDIYLKVYVSFSDVKNVPTEDFEWIEQWHAQEDRKYLSGVIALQKLKNSTWWKENGTSLILEPDPILESIEERKLRKKSLELAGLL, from the coding sequence ATGAGTAAACATAGACAATTGGTGATTGGGATGTTTGGTTTTGGAGTGGTAGGGGAAGGATTATATAAAGTACTGAAGCAAACCCCGTCTTTAAGTGCTTCTATTAAAAAAGTATGTATTAAAAATCCGGGTAAGAAACGAAATGCGCCGGATGAGCTTTTTACTACAGATAAAAATGACCTGCTGGAAGATAAAGAGATTAACGTGATAGTGGAAGTGATTGATGACTCTGTTGCTGCTTTCGAAATCGTAAAGACCGCTTTGAAAAATAAAAAAGAGGTGGTGAGCTCCAGTAAAAAGATGATTGCCGAGCATCTCCAGGAGTTGCTGGATTTACAACAAAAAACAGGAAAGTCCTTTTTGTATGAGTCTTCGGCATGTGCTTCTATACCTGCTATCCGTAACCTGGAGGAATATTACGACAATGATTTACTACATAGCATACGTGCCATTGTAAACGGGAGCACGAATTTCATTCTTACTAAAATGTTCGATGAAAATCTGGGTTTCAAAGAAGCTTTATTGTTAGCGCAACAATTAGGCTTTGCCGAGAGCAACCCTACCCTTGATGTGGAGGGATTTGATGCCTTGAACAAATGGGCGATTTTCCTTTGTCATGCTTATGGTATTATTACAACACCCGACCAGATCTTATTCACGGGAATTCAGAATATTCACAAGTCGGACGCGGCGGTAGCCAAAGCACGCGGGCAACAGATCCGTTTGGTAGCTCAGGCTAAAAAGCTGACCGGTGGTGGGGTGGGTGCGTTTGTGTTACCCCAGTTTGTTACGGCAGATAATCCGTTATCCTTTGTAAAGAATGAGTACAATGGTGTTGTTATTGAAAGTGGCTTTGCCGACCAACAGTTTTTTTATGGTAAAGGGGCCGGCAGTTTCCCTACAGCTTCTGCTGTTTTGAGCGATCTGTCCGCACTGCGATATGGTTATAAGTATGAATATAAGAAGTTGTACCATCATGAGCCTAATCAATTAAACGACGATATTTATTTGAAGGTTTATGTGAGTTTCAGTGATGTTAAGAACGTTCCCACTGAAGATTTTGAATGGATTGAGCAGTGGCATGCACAGGAAGATAGAAAGTATTTGTCGGGGGTAATAGCCTTGCAAAAGTTGAAGAACAGCACCTGGTGGAAAGAAAACGGCACTTCTTTGATTCTTGAGCCGGATCCTATACTGGAAAGCATTGAGGAGCGGAAACTGAGAAAGAAGAGCCTGGAATTAGCAGGGCTATTATAA